Proteins encoded within one genomic window of Citrobacter amalonaticus Y19:
- the phnP gene encoding phosphonate metabolism protein PhnP codes for MSLTITLSGTGGAQGVPAFGCDCAACRRARLQEQYRRRPCSGVVKFNDTVTLLDAGIPHLMDDWPAGSFRQFLLTHYHMDHVQGLFPLRWGVGASIPVYGPPDEQGCDDLFKHPGILDFSHTVEPFVVFELQGLQVTPLPLNHSKLTLGYLLETAHSRVAWLSDTAGLPDKTLTFLLNNQPQAIVIDCSHPPRPQPPRNHSDLTTVMALNEVIRCPQVILTHISHQFDVWLMDNPLPAGFEAGYDGMQIVVD; via the coding sequence ATGAGTTTGACCATTACACTAAGCGGCACGGGCGGCGCGCAAGGGGTGCCGGCGTTTGGCTGCGACTGCGCCGCCTGTCGTCGCGCACGTTTGCAGGAACAGTATCGCCGACGCCCGTGTAGCGGCGTGGTCAAATTCAACGATACGGTGACACTGCTGGATGCCGGCATACCGCACCTGATGGATGACTGGCCGGCGGGCAGCTTTCGACAGTTTTTACTCACCCACTACCACATGGACCACGTACAGGGATTGTTTCCACTGCGCTGGGGCGTTGGGGCGTCCATCCCGGTGTACGGCCCGCCGGACGAACAGGGTTGCGACGATCTGTTTAAGCACCCCGGCATTCTGGACTTTAGCCACACCGTCGAGCCGTTTGTGGTGTTTGAGTTACAGGGATTACAGGTCACACCGCTGCCGCTGAATCACTCAAAGCTGACGTTGGGTTATCTGCTGGAGACGGCGCACAGCCGCGTGGCGTGGCTGTCGGACACCGCCGGACTGCCCGATAAAACGCTCACCTTTCTGCTCAACAATCAGCCGCAGGCGATCGTCATCGACTGTAGCCATCCGCCACGTCCCCAGCCCCCTCGCAACCACAGTGATTTAACCACGGTGATGGCGCTCAATGAGGTGATTCGCTGCCCGCAGGTGATCCTCACCCATATCAGCCACCAGTTCGACGTCTGGCTGATGGATAACCCGCTCCCGGCCGGATTTGAAGCGGGCTATGACGGGATGCAGATTGTGGTGGATTAA
- the phnO gene encoding aminoalkylphosphonate N-acetyltransferase, translated as MSACELRRATAQDTEAVYALICELKQTTFDYPAFRAGFIANLQDARLRYQLALLDGQAVGLIGLHLQYHLHHANWIGEIQELVVMPQARGLKIGSQLLAWAEQEAREAGAEMTELSTSVKRHDAHRFYLREGYEQSHFRFTKVL; from the coding sequence ATGTCTGCCTGTGAACTTCGTCGCGCCACGGCGCAAGACACCGAGGCCGTGTACGCGCTCATCTGCGAACTGAAACAAACCACGTTTGATTACCCGGCCTTTCGCGCCGGGTTCATCGCGAACCTGCAGGATGCCCGACTGCGCTATCAGCTGGCGCTGCTTGACGGTCAGGCGGTTGGGTTGATTGGCCTGCATTTGCAGTATCATTTACATCACGCCAACTGGATTGGCGAGATTCAGGAACTGGTGGTGATGCCGCAGGCGCGGGGGCTAAAAATCGGCAGCCAGTTACTGGCATGGGCGGAACAGGAAGCCCGCGAGGCGGGAGCGGAGATGACGGAACTCTCCACCAGCGTGAAACGTCATGACGCTCACCGTTTTTATCTGCGCGAAGGCTACGAACAGAGCCATTTTCGTTTCACGAAAGTATTGTGA
- the phnN gene encoding ribose 1,5-bisphosphokinase, with translation MGKLIWLMGPSGSGKDSLLTALRQQEHAQLLVAHRYITRAANAGNENHVALSEQEFFTRAGHNLLALSWHANGFYYGVGVEIDLWLNGGFDVVVNGSRAHLPQAQARYGTALLPVCLQVSPTILRQRLQARGRESETEIAARLERAARYAPFDCHTLNNDGSLRQSVDTLLTLMGRKEPRHVCL, from the coding sequence ATGGGAAAACTGATCTGGCTGATGGGGCCGTCCGGCTCCGGAAAGGACAGTTTGCTGACGGCACTCCGTCAGCAGGAACATGCGCAACTGCTGGTGGCGCATCGTTACATCACCCGCGCGGCTAACGCCGGGAACGAGAATCATGTTGCCCTGAGCGAACAGGAGTTTTTCACCCGCGCCGGGCATAACCTGCTGGCGCTAAGCTGGCATGCTAACGGCTTTTACTATGGTGTCGGCGTGGAGATCGATCTCTGGCTCAACGGCGGCTTCGACGTCGTGGTCAACGGCTCGCGCGCGCACCTCCCACAGGCGCAGGCGCGCTACGGAACGGCGCTGCTGCCGGTCTGTTTGCAGGTCTCCCCCACCATTTTACGCCAGCGCTTACAGGCGCGAGGACGAGAAAGCGAAACGGAGATCGCCGCCCGTCTTGAACGCGCCGCCCGCTATGCCCCGTTTGACTGCCATACGTTAAATAACGACGGCAGTTTGCGCCAGTCCGTCGATACACTGCTAACGTTAATGGGACGCAAGGAGCCACGCCATGTCTGCCTGTGA
- the phnM gene encoding alpha-D-ribose 1-methylphosphonate 5-triphosphate diphosphatase codes for MIINNVKLVLEDEVVQGSLEMQDGVIRAFAQSQSRLPQALDGEGGWLLPGLIELHTDNLDKFFTPRPKVDWPAHSAMSSHDALMVASGITTVLDAVAIGDVRDGGDRLENLEKMINAVEETQKRGVNRAEHRLHLRCELPHHTTLPLFEKLVGREPVTLVSLMDHSPGQRQFANREKYREYYQGKYSLTDEQMARYEEEQLQLAERWSQPNRTAIAQLCRERNIALASHDDATPGHVLESHQLGSVIAEFPTTFEAAEASRQHGMNVLMGAPNIVRGGSHSGNVAAHTLAELGLLDILSSDYYPASLLDAAFRVADDATNRFTLPQAIRLVSANPARALSLSDRGVIAEGKRADLVLAHRKGDHVHIDHVWRQGKRVF; via the coding sequence ATGATTATCAACAATGTAAAGCTGGTGCTGGAAGATGAAGTGGTGCAGGGATCGCTGGAAATGCAGGATGGTGTGATTCGCGCGTTTGCGCAAAGTCAGAGCCGTCTTCCACAGGCGCTCGACGGCGAAGGCGGCTGGCTGCTGCCGGGGCTGATTGAGCTTCACACTGACAATCTCGACAAATTTTTCACCCCACGCCCGAAGGTGGACTGGCCCGCACATTCGGCGATGAGCAGCCACGACGCGCTGATGGTCGCCAGTGGTATCACCACCGTACTGGACGCGGTAGCGATTGGCGATGTCCGCGACGGCGGCGATCGGCTGGAAAACCTGGAGAAAATGATCAACGCCGTGGAGGAGACGCAAAAGCGTGGGGTGAATCGTGCCGAACACCGCCTGCATCTGCGTTGCGAACTGCCGCATCACACCACGTTACCGCTGTTTGAGAAACTGGTGGGTCGTGAACCGGTCACGCTGGTTTCGCTGATGGATCACTCGCCAGGCCAGCGCCAGTTCGCCAACCGCGAGAAGTACCGTGAGTATTATCAGGGCAAGTATTCGCTGACTGATGAACAGATGGCGCGTTACGAAGAGGAACAGCTTCAGCTTGCCGAACGCTGGTCACAGCCCAACCGGACCGCCATCGCGCAGTTGTGCCGCGAGCGCAACATTGCGCTGGCAAGCCACGATGACGCCACCCCCGGACATGTGCTTGAGTCACATCAGCTTGGCAGCGTGATCGCCGAATTTCCCACCACCTTCGAAGCCGCAGAAGCCTCACGCCAGCACGGCATGAACGTGCTGATGGGCGCGCCGAACATCGTGCGCGGCGGTTCTCACTCCGGCAACGTCGCGGCGCATACGCTGGCGGAGTTGGGCCTGCTAGATATTCTCTCGTCAGATTACTACCCTGCCAGCCTGCTGGATGCGGCGTTTCGCGTCGCGGACGATGCGACCAACCGCTTTACCCTGCCGCAGGCGATCCGCCTGGTGAGTGCCAACCCGGCACGGGCGCTCAGTCTCAGCGATCGCGGGGTGATCGCCGAAGGTAAACGCGCCGATCTGGTACTGGCGCACCGCAAGGGCGATCACGTCCACATCGACCACGTCTGGCGTCAGGGAAAGAGGGTGTTCTGA
- the phnL gene encoding phosphonate C-P lyase system protein PhnL: MNAIRVENVSKTFVLHQQNGVRLPVLQNASLEVKNGECVVLHGHSGSGKSTLLRSLYANYLPDEGHIHIRHRDEWVDLVQAPARKVLEVRRATIGWVSQFLRVIPRVCTLDVVMQPLLDLGVPREECAAKAANLLTRLNVPERLWHLAPSTFSGGEQQRVNIARGFIVDYPILLLDEPTASLDAKNSAAVVALIEEAKARGAAIVGIFHDQTVRDRVADRLHLMGTTP; encoded by the coding sequence ATGAACGCGATCCGCGTTGAAAACGTCAGTAAAACCTTTGTGCTCCACCAGCAAAACGGCGTGCGCCTGCCGGTGCTGCAAAACGCCTCGCTGGAGGTAAAAAACGGGGAATGCGTCGTACTGCACGGTCACTCCGGCAGCGGGAAGTCCACGCTGCTGCGTTCGCTGTATGCCAACTATCTGCCCGACGAAGGGCACATCCATATTCGCCATCGCGACGAGTGGGTGGATCTGGTGCAGGCTCCGGCGCGTAAAGTGCTGGAAGTGCGCCGCGCGACGATCGGCTGGGTGAGCCAGTTTCTGCGGGTGATCCCACGCGTCTGCACGCTGGATGTCGTTATGCAGCCACTGCTGGATCTCGGCGTACCGCGCGAAGAGTGCGCCGCCAAAGCCGCAAACCTGCTGACCCGTCTGAACGTGCCGGAACGCCTGTGGCACCTCGCTCCGTCAACCTTTTCCGGCGGTGAACAACAGCGCGTCAACATTGCGCGGGGTTTCATCGTCGATTACCCGATTCTGTTACTCGACGAACCGACCGCGTCGCTGGATGCCAAAAACAGTGCCGCCGTAGTGGCGCTGATTGAAGAGGCAAAAGCGCGCGGTGCGGCCATTGTCGGCATTTTTCACGATCAAACAGTGCGCGACCGCGTGGCGGATCGTTTGCACCTGATGGGAACAACACCATGA
- the phnK gene encoding phosphonate C-P lyase system protein PhnK produces the protein MTQPLLSVNHLTHLYAPGKGFSDVSFDLWPGEVLGIVGESGSGKTTLLKSISSRLTPQSGEIQYQNRSLYAMSEADRRRLLRTEWGVVHQHPLDGLRRQVSAGGNIGERLMATGARHYGEIRATAQRWLEEVEIPASRIDDLPTTFSGGMQQRLQIARNLVTHPKLVFMDEPTGGLDVSVQAKLLDLLRGLVVELDLAVVIVTHDLGVARLLADRLLVMKQGQVVESGLTDRVLDDPHHPYTQLLVSSVLQN, from the coding sequence ATGACGCAACCGCTGCTTTCGGTTAATCACCTGACCCATCTCTACGCGCCGGGCAAAGGCTTCAGCGATGTCTCTTTTGACCTGTGGCCTGGTGAAGTGCTGGGCATTGTCGGGGAGTCCGGTTCCGGCAAAACCACCCTGCTGAAATCGATCTCTTCACGCCTGACGCCGCAGTCGGGCGAGATTCAGTACCAGAACCGTTCGCTGTACGCCATGAGCGAGGCCGACCGTCGTCGCCTGCTGCGCACCGAATGGGGCGTGGTGCATCAGCACCCGCTGGACGGCCTGCGCCGCCAGGTCTCGGCGGGCGGCAATATCGGCGAACGCCTGATGGCGACCGGTGCGCGCCACTACGGTGAGATCCGCGCCACGGCTCAGCGCTGGCTGGAGGAGGTCGAAATTCCGGCCTCGCGTATCGACGACCTACCGACCACCTTTTCCGGCGGTATGCAGCAACGTCTGCAAATCGCTCGCAACCTCGTCACGCATCCGAAGCTGGTGTTTATGGATGAACCGACCGGCGGCCTGGACGTCTCCGTACAGGCGAAGCTACTGGACCTGCTGCGCGGCCTGGTGGTGGAACTGGATCTGGCGGTGGTGATTGTCACCCACGATTTAGGCGTGGCGCGACTGCTGGCGGATCGTCTGCTGGTGATGAAACAGGGTCAGGTGGTGGAAAGTGGATTAACCGACCGCGTGCTCGACGATCCACATCATCCGTATACCCAGTTGCTGGTGTCATCGGTTTTACAGAATTGA
- the phnJ gene encoding alpha-D-ribose 1-methylphosphonate 5-phosphate C-P-lyase PhnJ yields the protein MIRRAILKAVAIPGYQVPFGGREMPMPYGWGTGGIQITASVIGEPDVLKVIDQGADDTTNAVSIRNFFKRVTGVSTTERTEDATLIQTRHRIPETPLEEDQIIIFQVPIPEPLRFIEPRETETRTMHALEEYGIMQVKLYEDIARFGHIATTYAYPVKVNGRYVMDPSPIPKFDNPKMDMMPALQLFGAGREKRIYAVPPYTRVESLDFDDHPFTVQTWDEPCAICGSTHSYLDEVVLDDTGKRMFVCSDTDYCRQQSEALSQ from the coding sequence ATGATCCGCCGCGCGATACTCAAAGCGGTGGCGATCCCAGGCTACCAGGTGCCGTTCGGCGGCCGCGAAATGCCGATGCCCTATGGCTGGGGAACCGGCGGGATCCAGATTACCGCCAGCGTGATTGGCGAACCGGACGTGCTGAAAGTCATCGATCAGGGTGCAGATGACACCACCAATGCCGTGTCGATCCGCAACTTCTTCAAACGCGTCACCGGCGTTAGTACCACCGAGCGCACAGAAGATGCCACCCTGATTCAGACTCGCCACCGGATCCCGGAAACGCCGCTGGAAGAAGATCAGATCATTATCTTTCAGGTGCCCATCCCCGAACCGCTGCGTTTTATCGAGCCGCGCGAGACAGAGACCCGCACCATGCATGCGCTGGAAGAGTACGGGATCATGCAGGTAAAACTGTATGAAGATATCGCCCGCTTCGGCCACATCGCGACCACCTACGCCTACCCGGTGAAGGTGAATGGCCGCTATGTGATGGACCCGTCGCCGATCCCGAAATTCGATAACCCGAAGATGGACATGATGCCCGCCCTCCAGCTGTTTGGCGCGGGACGCGAAAAACGCATTTATGCCGTGCCGCCGTATACCCGCGTGGAAAGCCTCGACTTCGACGATCATCCGTTCACCGTACAGACCTGGGACGAACCCTGCGCCATCTGCGGTTCGACGCACAGTTATCTTGACGAAGTGGTGCTCGATGACACCGGCAAACGCATGTTTGTCTGCTCCGACACCGACTACTGCCGCCAACAGAGCGAGGCACTCAGCCAATGA
- a CDS encoding carbon-phosphorus lyase complex subunit PhnI, with protein sequence MYVAVKGGEKAIANAHALQEHRRRGDDAVVELSVAQIEQQMNLAVDRVMTEGGIADRELAALALKQASGDNVEAIFLLRAYRTTLAKLAVSEPLNSAEMRLERRISAVYKDIPGGQLLGPTYDYTHRLLDFTLLANGETPPLRTAESTQDAAPHVFSLLANQGLAKPEEDNGAAPDDITRTPPVYPCSRASRLQQLMRGDEGYLLALAYSTQRGYGRNHPFAAEIRSGYVALETVPEELGFAVNVGELLMTECEMVNGFVAPEHDAPHFTRGYGLVFGMSERKAMAMALVDRALQAPDYDETVTGPAQDEEFVLAHADNVEAAGFVSHLKLPHYVDFQAELELLKRLQQEAARDH encoded by the coding sequence ATGTACGTAGCCGTCAAAGGGGGCGAGAAGGCCATCGCCAACGCCCATGCGTTACAGGAGCACCGACGCCGGGGCGACGATGCGGTGGTCGAACTGAGCGTGGCGCAGATCGAACAGCAGATGAATCTGGCTGTCGACAGGGTAATGACCGAAGGCGGTATTGCCGATCGTGAACTGGCGGCGCTGGCGCTCAAGCAGGCCAGCGGCGATAACGTCGAAGCCATCTTTCTGCTGCGCGCTTATCGCACTACGCTGGCGAAGCTGGCGGTGAGTGAGCCGCTGAACAGCGCGGAAATGCGCCTGGAACGCCGTATCTCCGCCGTCTATAAAGATATTCCGGGCGGGCAACTGTTAGGGCCAACCTACGACTACACCCATCGTCTGCTTGATTTTACGCTGCTGGCGAATGGCGAAACGCCGCCGCTGCGGACGGCAGAGAGTACGCAGGACGCCGCCCCGCACGTCTTTTCGTTGCTGGCGAATCAGGGGCTGGCGAAGCCGGAAGAAGATAACGGCGCCGCGCCGGACGATATCACCCGTACGCCGCCGGTTTATCCCTGCTCTCGTGCCTCGCGCCTGCAACAACTGATGCGCGGCGATGAGGGCTATCTGCTGGCGCTGGCCTACTCTACCCAGCGCGGTTACGGGCGCAATCACCCGTTCGCGGCTGAGATCCGGAGCGGTTACGTTGCGCTGGAAACGGTGCCGGAAGAGCTGGGATTTGCGGTCAACGTCGGCGAACTGCTGATGACTGAATGCGAAATGGTCAACGGCTTTGTCGCCCCGGAACACGACGCGCCTCACTTTACCCGCGGCTACGGACTGGTGTTCGGCATGAGCGAACGCAAAGCGATGGCAATGGCGCTGGTGGACCGCGCCCTACAGGCACCCGACTACGATGAAACGGTCACGGGACCGGCGCAGGACGAAGAGTTCGTGCTGGCGCACGCGGATAACGTCGAGGCGGCGGGTTTTGTTTCGCACCTCAAACTCCCCCATTACGTCGATTTTCAGGCCGAGCTGGAACTGCTCAAACGCTTGCAACAGGAGGCCGCCCGTGACCACTAA
- the phnH gene encoding phosphonate C-P lyase system protein PhnH, with the protein MTLQTAFTLPVQDAQQSFRRLLKAMSEPGVIVALHQLKHGWQPLNLATTSVLLTLVDGDTPVWLSPALNNDIASQNLRFHTNAPMVEQPQLATFAVADEQISSEQLNALSAGSAVAPETSATLIVQVSSLSGGRMLRLTGAGIAEERMIAPQLPECLIHELTERPHPFPLGIDLILTCGERLLAIPRTTHVEVC; encoded by the coding sequence ATGACCCTACAGACCGCCTTTACCCTGCCCGTCCAGGACGCCCAACAAAGCTTTCGCCGCCTGCTGAAAGCGATGAGCGAACCGGGGGTGATTGTTGCCCTGCATCAACTGAAACACGGCTGGCAACCGTTGAATCTGGCGACCACCAGCGTCCTGCTGACGTTGGTCGATGGCGATACGCCGGTCTGGCTGTCGCCTGCGCTTAATAATGACATCGCCAGCCAGAACCTGCGTTTTCACACCAACGCGCCAATGGTCGAACAACCGCAACTGGCAACCTTTGCCGTGGCCGACGAGCAGATCAGCAGCGAACAGCTTAATGCCCTCTCCGCCGGTTCCGCCGTTGCACCGGAGACCAGCGCCACGCTGATCGTGCAGGTCTCCAGCCTGAGCGGCGGGCGGATGCTACGCCTGACCGGCGCGGGGATCGCCGAAGAGCGGATGATTGCGCCGCAGTTGCCAGAGTGCCTGATTCACGAACTCACCGAGCGCCCGCATCCGTTCCCGCTGGGCATCGATCTTATCCTCACCTGCGGCGAACGGCTGCTGGCCATTCCGCGAACCACCCATGTGGAGGTGTGCTGA
- the phnG gene encoding phosphonate C-P lyase system protein PhnG yields the protein MHFDTATRQRWMRALAFSKADTLNARLHALKLAPEYELIRAPETGLMQIQARMGGTGNRFFAGDTTLTRAVVRLKSGTLGYSYLLGRNKHHAEQCAVIDALLQEQTHFQNLMETLISPLEAEREAEITARRAEVNASRVDFFTLVRGDNE from the coding sequence ATGCATTTCGATACCGCCACCCGCCAGCGCTGGATGCGCGCGCTGGCTTTCAGCAAGGCCGATACCCTGAATGCGCGGCTCCACGCGTTAAAGCTGGCGCCGGAATATGAACTGATTCGCGCCCCGGAAACCGGGCTGATGCAAATTCAGGCGCGCATGGGCGGCACCGGCAACCGTTTCTTTGCCGGAGACACCACGCTGACCCGCGCAGTGGTACGCCTGAAAAGCGGCACGCTGGGCTACAGCTACCTGCTGGGACGCAACAAACATCACGCCGAGCAGTGCGCCGTCATCGACGCCTTACTGCAGGAACAGACACATTTCCAGAACCTGATGGAAACCTTAATTAGCCCGCTGGAAGCAGAACGCGAGGCGGAAATTACCGCACGTCGCGCCGAAGTCAACGCCAGCCGGGTCGACTTCTTTACGCTGGTACGCGGAGATAACGAATGA
- the phnF gene encoding phosphonate metabolism transcriptional regulator PhnF gives MHLSTHPTSYPTRYQEIAARLEQELRQHYRCGDYLPAEHQLAARYEVNRHTLRRAIDQLVERGWVQRRQGVGVLVLMRPFDYPLNAQARFSQNLLDQGSHPTSEKLLAVLRPASRHVADALSTQEGANVIHLRTLRRVNGIALCLIDHYFSDLTLWPLLQGFNHGSLHDYLREQSGLTLKRTQTRISARRAQAKESKVLEIPNMAPLLCVRTLNHREGEERAMEYSVSLTRADMIEFTMEH, from the coding sequence ATGCACTTGTCTACACATCCGACCAGTTATCCGACGCGTTATCAGGAGATTGCCGCGAGACTTGAGCAGGAGCTACGTCAACATTATCGCTGCGGCGATTACCTGCCCGCCGAGCATCAGCTTGCCGCGCGTTATGAGGTTAATCGTCACACCCTGCGCCGCGCCATCGACCAGTTGGTTGAGCGCGGCTGGGTACAGCGTCGTCAGGGCGTCGGCGTGCTGGTGCTGATGCGCCCGTTCGACTATCCGCTTAACGCCCAGGCCCGTTTCAGCCAGAACCTGTTGGATCAGGGTAGCCATCCCACCAGCGAAAAACTGCTGGCGGTGCTGCGCCCGGCCTCCCGTCACGTTGCCGATGCGCTCAGCACGCAGGAAGGCGCCAACGTCATCCACCTGCGTACCCTGCGACGGGTGAACGGCATTGCCCTGTGTCTGATTGACCATTACTTTTCCGACCTCACCCTCTGGCCGCTGCTACAAGGCTTTAACCACGGCTCGCTGCACGACTATCTGCGCGAGCAGTCTGGCCTCACGCTCAAACGCACGCAGACACGCATCAGCGCCCGCCGTGCACAGGCGAAAGAGAGCAAGGTCCTGGAAATCCCCAACATGGCGCCGCTGCTCTGCGTGCGCACCCTGAACCACCGTGAAGGCGAAGAACGTGCGATGGAATACTCCGTCAGCCTGACCCGCGCCGACATGATCGAATTCACTATGGAGCACTGA
- the phnE gene encoding phosphonate ABC transporter, permease protein PhnE, which translates to MQTITVPPPKRSWFSLVSWAILLAVLVVSWKGAEMAPLTLIQDSGNMATFAADFFPPDFSQWRDYLGEMAVTLQIAVWGTALAVLLSIPFGLMCADNLVPWWVYQPMRRLMDACRAINEMVFAMLFVVAVGLGPFAGVMALFIHTTGVLSKLLSEAVEAIEPGPVEGIRATGANKIEEILYGVLPQVMPLLISYSLYRFESNVRSATVVGMVGAGGIGVTLWEAIRGFQFPQTCALMVLIIVTVSLLDFLSQRLRKHFI; encoded by the coding sequence ATGCAAACCATCACCGTCCCACCTCCGAAACGCAGCTGGTTCTCGCTCGTGAGTTGGGCCATTCTGCTCGCCGTGCTGGTCGTGTCGTGGAAAGGTGCCGAAATGGCCCCGCTCACGCTGATTCAGGACTCCGGCAACATGGCGACATTCGCCGCCGATTTCTTCCCACCGGACTTCAGCCAGTGGCGGGACTACCTCGGCGAAATGGCCGTAACCCTGCAAATCGCCGTCTGGGGCACCGCGCTGGCCGTGCTCCTCTCTATTCCCTTCGGCCTGATGTGCGCCGACAACCTCGTGCCCTGGTGGGTCTACCAGCCGATGCGTCGTCTGATGGACGCCTGCCGCGCCATCAACGAAATGGTGTTTGCCATGCTGTTTGTGGTCGCCGTCGGTCTCGGTCCCTTTGCAGGCGTCATGGCGCTGTTTATCCACACCACCGGCGTACTTTCCAAACTGTTGTCCGAAGCGGTGGAAGCCATTGAACCCGGTCCGGTTGAAGGCATTCGCGCCACCGGCGCCAACAAAATCGAAGAGATTCTTTACGGCGTGCTGCCCCAGGTGATGCCGCTGCTGATCTCCTACTCACTGTACCGCTTTGAATCCAACGTCCGCTCGGCAACCGTCGTGGGGATGGTGGGCGCTGGCGGCATTGGCGTCACGTTGTGGGAGGCGATTCGCGGTTTCCAGTTCCCGCAAACCTGCGCCCTGATGGTGTTGATCATCGTGACCGTCAGCCTGCTGGATTTTCTCTCCCAGCGTTTACGTAAGCACTTTATCTGA
- the phnD gene encoding phosphonate ABC transporter substrate-binding protein — translation MSYKTVAALAFTSMFSLSTLLSPAFAEEQEKALNFGIISTESQQNLKPQWDPFLKDMEKTLGVKVNAFFAPDYAGIIQGMRFNKVDIAWYGNLSAMEAVDRANGQVFAQTVAADGSPGYWSVLIVNKDSPINNLDELIAKRKDLTFGNGDPNSTSGYLVPGYYVFAKNNIAASDFKRTVNAGHETNALAVANKQVDVATNNTENLDKLKTSAPDKLKELKVIWTSPLIPGDPIVWRKNLSETTKDKVYDFFMNYGKTPEEKIVLERLGWAPFRASSDLQLVPIRQLALFKEMQNVQDNKGLSAEEKTSKSSTIKAQLDDLDRLTAALSAMTSVNKAVQ, via the coding sequence ATGAGCTATAAAACGGTAGCCGCGCTGGCGTTCACCAGCATGTTCAGCCTCAGTACTCTGCTCAGTCCCGCCTTTGCTGAAGAGCAGGAAAAAGCGTTGAACTTTGGCATTATTTCGACCGAATCACAGCAAAACCTGAAACCCCAATGGGACCCGTTCCTGAAGGACATGGAGAAGACGCTGGGCGTAAAAGTGAACGCCTTCTTCGCGCCGGACTATGCCGGGATCATCCAGGGTATGCGCTTTAATAAAGTCGATATCGCCTGGTACGGCAACCTCTCGGCAATGGAAGCCGTGGATCGCGCCAACGGCCAGGTCTTCGCTCAGACCGTCGCCGCCGATGGCTCTCCGGGTTACTGGAGCGTGCTGATCGTGAACAAAGACAGCCCGATCAACAACCTCGATGAATTGATCGCTAAACGTAAAGATCTCACTTTCGGTAACGGCGATCCTAACTCTACCTCCGGTTATCTCGTCCCTGGCTATTACGTCTTTGCCAAAAACAATATCGCCGCCAGTGACTTCAAACGCACCGTCAACGCCGGTCATGAAACCAACGCCCTCGCGGTCGCCAACAAGCAGGTGGATGTCGCCACTAACAATACCGAGAACCTCGATAAGCTGAAAACCTCCGCGCCGGACAAGCTGAAAGAACTGAAGGTGATCTGGACGTCGCCGCTGATCCCGGGCGATCCGATCGTCTGGCGTAAGAACCTCTCTGAAACCACCAAGGACAAGGTGTACGACTTCTTCATGAACTACGGCAAAACGCCGGAAGAAAAAATCGTACTGGAACGTCTGGGCTGGGCACCGTTCCGCGCCTCCAGCGATCTGCAACTGGTACCGATTCGCCAGCTCGCGCTGTTTAAAGAGATGCAGAACGTGCAGGACAACAAAGGCCTGAGCGCTGAAGAGAAGACCAGCAAATCTTCCACGATTAAAGCGCAACTGGACGATCTCGACCGTCTGACCGCCGCGCTGAGCGCCATGACCAGCGTGAACAAAGCGGTGCAGTAA